The Peribacillus simplex genome contains the following window.
ATTATGTAAGCTTATTATAAAGGGGAAATGTGAAAAAACAGTGAAAATAAATTAGTTATCTAAAGGCAGTTTGAGAGGTTCACTAAAAAAGTGATAACAATAAGGTTAGATTTGCCTAGCTTCCACCATTATAGCCAATAAAACATCGGATGGGAAATATTGGTGTAATTCCCTTGCGTAAAAATCAATAGGCCTGTGGCGCAAACCCGATTAAGAAGTAATTTTCAAGGATAAAGCAAAGACGGCTATTTCAGTTACAGTTTCAAAGGATCGGGAGCGACGTAGTCCTTGTTTTTCTGAAAGGATATGGATGTGGAAAAGGATAAGGAAGAGACCGTGGATGATGTCAAAAAAAAGAGGCGGTAATTGAGGCAACGCAAATGGGTACAGCTGGCAAAACAGAGACCGTTACATCCAATAACGCAGGAGGGCAAAGTATACTTAAAGGGGAACCAACCTGATGAGGCTGTGTCATTCTTGAGGGAAATCAAGGATTTCTTTACCTCCCTATTTTAATTTTATCAAGTATGGTCCTAAACCTGCAAAAAAGGACAAGATAAAGGCTTGTCCTCCGATTTATACTTATATGGGCAAAATGATTTGGACCTCGGTTCCATGGTTTAGTTCGCTGTTAAAACGGACCTTCCCCCGGTGCGCTTCAATGATTCGGCAGCTGACTGTCAATCCTAACCCTGTTCCTTTTTCTTTAGAAGAATAGAAAGGTTCACCAAGATGCTTTAACCGTTTTTTTTCTATTCCGCTTCCATTATCTTTGATGGTAATGGAAAGGTTATTGTCCATGCGCTCGAAATCAATCAAAATGTGATCGGCGGATGCCTCCATTGAATTCTTGAGCATGTTTATGAATACTTGTTTTAATTGGTTTGCCTCACATAACAGAAGCGGTATTTCGTTTTTAACAGATATTGATATTTGGGTGGGGTACGAGTCCGCCTCTGGTTTCAACAATGTTTTGACATCATTCATCAGTTCGATGATTTGATGTTTGCTGAATGGAAGTTCCTGTGGTTTTGCCAGAACGAGTAACTCGCTTACAATTAGATTGATCCGGTCCAATTCACTTAACATAATCGTGTAGTATTGTTCATAGGGATGGTCGCTCTTTTTAAGCAGCTGGACGAAGCCCTTTAAAGAAGTCAACGGGTTTCGTACTTCGTGGGCTACACTTGCGGCTAGCTCGCCAACTATCGACAATTTTTCGGTTCTTCTCAAGCGTGCTTCGGTTTCTCGAATTTGAGTGACCTCTTTAGCATAAGTGATGATCCCGACCAAATCTTCGCCAACCATCATCGGGACAAACGTACATGAAAGTAAGATGGACTTCCCGTACTTCGTTATGAATTCTATATCTTTCCCTTTTTTGATCCCCTTATGGTTTTCCATGACATATTGGCAAGATGTACGGATTAAATCCGCATCTTCTGCTGAAAATTTCAAATTAATGAATGAGGCACCATGTATTTCTTCTTTTTGAAAGCCTGTTACCGTTTCAAACCTTGGATTTACGGTCGTAATCAATCCGTTTAAATCAAGCATCAGCATCGGATAAGGATTGTGTTCAAACAATGATTTATAGCGTTGTTCACTATCGAATAATTGTTTCTCCGCGACAACCCTTTCAGAAATATCCCTGCCAATGACGACTAAGCCTTTTCGTGAACCATCCTCATGGAACAGAGGAACTTTGATTGTATCAAAGGTCTTGTGATTGCCGTCGGGAAGAGGGATGATTTCCTCACATCTTGTGATTTCCCCTTTTACCCACGTTTCTTCATCGGAACCTTCACAGTATATCAACGCCTCTTTATAAAATTCGGAGTATTCTGCGAGTTCGCTGTCTTTTTTTCCTTTATAGTCTACATGCTCCAATTGAAATAATTGCAGCCCGAAGGCATTGGATTCAAGCCATCGGCCATCACCATCCTTGAAGTTAACGAAATCCACCATTGAATTGATGAGGGTACGCCGACGTTGTTCCGCTTCTTTTAATTGTTTGAATTCTTCCCTTTTAGCTAAGTAAAGGTATAAGATCAAGCCTATAGATAAAAGGAAAAATATTCCTTCCGCTCTTTGAAGTTGAATGAAGAACTCTTTGTTATGGATGTTTGTAGTTAAAAAATAGTCGAACACGACTAGTGTAAGAATCCCGGATAGGATATAAATTGCTAAAATGGAGCGTTTGGACATGGAGATTCTCCCTGATTTTAAGACATTTCAAAGGTAAAATTACATACACATTTTAACAAACTATCGGAAAAAAATATATGCAGAATCCTAAATAAAAAAACAGGGGCCAATGCGATCACCTGTTTTTTCTGAATAAGGATAGTTTCTTTTTCTTTTTTGCACGCTTATAGATAATGAAAAATAGTAAGAAAAGGAGTGCAAGTGCAGCTAGCGTATATTGGTTCATTTCAACGGATAGGAATCCATATGGGATTAGAGATAGGAAGAAAAAGTATATAAGGTTGCCTAGTGCCGTCGCAAATAAAAAATCCTTGAAAGTGACGGTGCTGACTCCAGCTGCCAAGTTAATTAAACTTGTTGGGATAAGCGGGAAAATCCTGCCGGTAAAAACGTACATGAAACCATGCTCTACAACAGTTTCTTGCCACTTTTTGCCCATCTTCTTTAAAAGAAGTTCCTGAAACCAGTTTCTTGCTGCATAAAAAATAAACCCTGACGCAACAACACTTGTAAACCAACTCCATAGGTAGCCATATATGAATCCGAATATCGTGACATTGATAGTCAGGAGCAATATTAAGGGGATGATTGTAAATGAATTTTGGACAAACATCAATACGAATGTCACAATAAATGTAAGCAATAAGTTTTCCATCAATATGCCAATAACTGAATCCAAGTCACTTTTCCAAATCAAAGTAAATAATTCTGCATTTGAAAAAATAAATAATGCCATTACCAATAGACCGGTTAAAGTCAGGACTTTTTTCAAAGGGTCACCACCATTCTGACTAATAGTTTATCATTTTCAAGTTCATTGGTGAAAAAAGAGCTGTCGCATGATGCAGACAGCTCTGTTTACATTATAGTGGGTTAACGACGCGAAGATTCCTTTATAGCCACTTTTCAAACTGAATTCTTTTGTTCATTCCATAAATAATTGGCGCACCAATCAAGAGGACAACGAACTCACCAACTGCCGTGGTCATCCAGCTTAACCAGAATGGTAAGCCAAAGGCAAGGTTCAGTTCAATTGCAATTAAGAACATTGTGAATGTGAAAAAGATAATCGTGGCAATCATTCGTCCTTTAATGCTTTTTATGAACCGAGATACTAAAATGACAAGCAATAAGGCGAGTACGGATTGCCCTACCCCGAAAATCAAATCAAATGGCACCATCGGCGAAAAAAGCAGATTAGATATGAAGACGCCGCCCACGATACCGTAGATATACTTTTTATTGAATACAATCAGATGATTCAACATTTCCGGTACACGAAATTGGAACATCTCAAAAGCAATTGGTTTAAACACCAATGAGACCGCCACATACAAGGCAGCCAATAACCCGTTTATCACGAGTGTACGAACATTCATTTTACTCTCTCCCTAGTTTTTTATCGTGGGATGGTTACGAACCACGTTAAGGCTTTTGCCCGAAGATTAATAGTATCTCATGTAAGCTTGTTTGGTCAATTTGTAAAGAATGGTTGTATTTATAAGGCAGGGGAAGTCCAAAAGGATTTTGATTTATTGTAATGAAGGATGATATTATTTTTGTATGAACTTCAAAGGAGTGAAAATTATATGTGTATCGAGAGTGTCAAAAGCCATTTTAAACGATGGGACCGGGAAGGCGATGTAATGGAGTTCGAAACATCGAGTGCTACGGTGATTGAGGCAGCAGTTACCATCGGCGTTATCCCAGCACGGATCGCTAAGACTCTTTCCTTTAGGGGGGAAGGTGAACATGCTATTTTGGTTGTAGCGGCAGGGGACGCAAAAGTGGATAATAAGAAATTTCGTCAGGTGTTCGGATTCAAGGCACGAATGTTATCACCTGAGGAAGTGCTCGAACAAACAGGCCATGCCATCGGAGGAGTTTGCCCATTTGGACTTGCAAACGATCTAGATGTTTTTCTTGATGTATCAATGAAGCGCTTTGAGTCATTGTTCCCGGCATGCGGCAGTACGAACTCTGCAATAGAACTTACACTCGCTGAATTATTTGAATATTCAGGAGCAAAGGGTTGGGTGGATGTTTGTAAGGCTTGGGAAGGAGAGGGGAATGAGGAAACGGCGGTAGGCAATGCTGTTGATGGCATTTGATTTATGGTGCCAAAAAGATCCAGATGAATGGGATTGAGTCCACTTGGGTGGACTTTATTTATTGATGACATGGACATTTTATTAGTCAGTTAGCGGTTAAAGCCTTATAAACTTGTTCGAATGCGATTGCTCCAAAAATTTTGAAGAGGCAATCGCTCTTAAAGTGGTTCGTGATTGGTAAAACGTGCAGAAAGTTCATAAGCGGAGGATGAAAGATGTTAATTGGAAGCCATGGAAAAAGCAATAGCAGCTATCTTAGTCTTAAAACTCTTTATGAAGAAAATATCACGGTAAAGAGCATAGCCCAGGAGCTTGAGTTTTGCCATAAAAACGATCTGGCGCTGGATATCCAGAAAGCTCTGGAAAAAAAGAATTTTGATATATTGGCAGTGCAAGATCAAGGAGAAATCATCGGATATATAGATAGGGAAGAACTAGGTGAAGGGAGCGTTTCGGAATATTTAAGAAATTTTTCACCAAGGGAAATGGTTTCGGATTCAACCCCTTTGATCCAGCTTCTCCATATTTTTAAGAATAAAACAAGGGTGTTCGTATTGGAGAATAATTCAATTAAAAAGTTGATCACCCATGCCGACCTTCAAAAGCCTCCAATCAGGATGCTCATATTCGGATATATTACCTTATTGGAAATGAGGATGAGCGATATCATCATGGATAGATTTGGCGATGGCACCTGGCATCCAATGATCAGCGAAGACCGTTTAGAAAAAGCAACCGAATTATATAGGAGGAGAATCGATAAAAATGAAGATATCAATTTAATAGAGTGCCTGCAAATCAGTGATAAATTCGACATCATACATAAGGATAAACAACTGAGGTGTTTCTTCCAAATCCCTTCAAAAAGTAAAGGGAGAAAGGATGCAAATGCCATCCGGAAATTACGTGATAAGATTTCCCATGCTAATGAACTGGGTCTGGACATGTCGTGGATGGAAATCATTGAGGTTGTCGAGTCCTGTGGCCAACTGCTCGAAATCTCTGAATCCTATCAATATGAAAAATAAGGATCCGGCTATCATGCTGGTTCTTTTTTATCGTTTAGATCCAGACAGAAAAAAACTGCCCATATCAGGCAGTTTCCCCGTAAACTCAAAACTCCGGTAGTTGATCCAGGTTATTTTCTTTTATCCCATCGGGCTCACTCCGCAATATGTCACGGCCATATTTATGAAAGACGTCAACATTGGCCAGGTTGCCTGCTTTGGCTTCCGAAAGGGCAGTGGGGTAGTCGAGCTCGCGGCCGGAGTCCGTCTTGATGGCGATAATATTGTCCTCTTCATTTTTCCTTACGGCGATGATTTCTTCTTTTCCAGCTGAATCAAGTTGGTTTGCTTGCGGTGTTCCTTGCTGTTTATAGGATTCATAGGCTTTTTCAAATTGGTCCATGTTTTAGACACCTCCTATTTATAGGGTGAGCTATTTGGTCTGCAATATACAAACCGGATTTCGTCCGACTTGAGCCGTTAATTCGTCCAGAAGTGCCGACTTTTCGGCACTTTTTTTAAGTGAATGCTATTGTCTTGGCCTTTTGAAGTGGCATGGCACTTGCATCTTGTATGTGTGGTAGTAAGAAAAAATATCCACTTAATTAAGGGAGGAATATGAATCATGAATGTAAAACAAGGGGAAAGCACTTTCAATGCAAAACAACAGGTTAGGACAATGAAGGCAGCGGTCGTCAATGAATTTAACCAAGAACTTGAGATTAAAGAAGTACCCATCCCAGACTTGGTTTATGGTGAGATATTAGTGAAAATTAAAGCATGCGGCGTGTGTCATACCGATTTACATGCGGTGCATGGCGATTGGCCGGTTAAACCTAAACTTCCGCTTATCCCTGGACATGAGGGTGTAGGCATTATAGAAAAGGTGGCAGAAG
Protein-coding sequences here:
- a CDS encoding PAS domain-containing sensor histidine kinase → MSKRSILAIYILSGILTLVVFDYFLTTNIHNKEFFIQLQRAEGIFFLLSIGLILYLYLAKREEFKQLKEAEQRRRTLINSMVDFVNFKDGDGRWLESNAFGLQLFQLEHVDYKGKKDSELAEYSEFYKEALIYCEGSDEETWVKGEITRCEEIIPLPDGNHKTFDTIKVPLFHEDGSRKGLVVIGRDISERVVAEKQLFDSEQRYKSLFEHNPYPMLMLDLNGLITTVNPRFETVTGFQKEEIHGASFINLKFSAEDADLIRTSCQYVMENHKGIKKGKDIEFITKYGKSILLSCTFVPMMVGEDLVGIITYAKEVTQIRETEARLRRTEKLSIVGELAASVAHEVRNPLTSLKGFVQLLKKSDHPYEQYYTIMLSELDRINLIVSELLVLAKPQELPFSKHQIIELMNDVKTLLKPEADSYPTQISISVKNEIPLLLCEANQLKQVFINMLKNSMEASADHILIDFERMDNNLSITIKDNGSGIEKKRLKHLGEPFYSSKEKGTGLGLTVSCRIIEAHRGKVRFNSELNHGTEVQIILPI
- a CDS encoding TVP38/TMEM64 family protein, coding for MKKVLTLTGLLVMALFIFSNAELFTLIWKSDLDSVIGILMENLLLTFIVTFVLMFVQNSFTIIPLILLLTINVTIFGFIYGYLWSWFTSVVASGFIFYAARNWFQELLLKKMGKKWQETVVEHGFMYVFTGRIFPLIPTSLINLAAGVSTVTFKDFLFATALGNLIYFFFLSLIPYGFLSVEMNQYTLAALALLFLLFFIIYKRAKKKKKLSLFRKNR
- a CDS encoding QueT transporter family protein, producing the protein MNVRTLVINGLLAALYVAVSLVFKPIAFEMFQFRVPEMLNHLIVFNKKYIYGIVGGVFISNLLFSPMVPFDLIFGVGQSVLALLLVILVSRFIKSIKGRMIATIIFFTFTMFLIAIELNLAFGLPFWLSWMTTAVGEFVVLLIGAPIIYGMNKRIQFEKWL
- a CDS encoding YbaK/EbsC family protein, with product MCIESVKSHFKRWDREGDVMEFETSSATVIEAAVTIGVIPARIAKTLSFRGEGEHAILVVAAGDAKVDNKKFRQVFGFKARMLSPEEVLEQTGHAIGGVCPFGLANDLDVFLDVSMKRFESLFPACGSTNSAIELTLAELFEYSGAKGWVDVCKAWEGEGNEETAVGNAVDGI
- a CDS encoding DUF3892 domain-containing protein gives rise to the protein MDQFEKAYESYKQQGTPQANQLDSAGKEEIIAVRKNEEDNIIAIKTDSGRELDYPTALSEAKAGNLANVDVFHKYGRDILRSEPDGIKENNLDQLPEF